From a single Flavobacteriales bacterium genomic region:
- a CDS encoding rhomboid family intramembrane serine protease → MGIDLDDILGLHNWRSEKFMPHQFITHIFMHANIMHIFFNMFMLWMFGRMLESVWGSKRFLIYYMLCGLGAAGLQMGVNTLELNAISNEVHAFAENPDMNGFIELTNKYGPALDDRNFPGGTEILNEVNDFRVSHHTVEFSSEQEAQRAVYYVQQCLRGVTNIGMVGASGAVFGIFLGFGMLFPNTVMIMLFLPFPIKAKYMVAIMAAFELYMGIQNNDSVAHFAHLGGALVGFIIIKYWNSRGRTFY, encoded by the coding sequence ATGGGCATCGACCTGGACGACATCCTGGGCCTCCACAACTGGCGCTCGGAAAAGTTCATGCCCCACCAATTCATAACACACATTTTTATGCATGCCAACATCATGCATATCTTCTTCAATATGTTCATGCTTTGGATGTTCGGACGTATGCTGGAAAGCGTATGGGGATCGAAACGCTTTCTCATTTACTATATGTTGTGCGGATTGGGTGCTGCCGGATTGCAAATGGGCGTCAACACCCTTGAACTGAATGCCATTTCGAACGAAGTACACGCATTCGCCGAGAACCCCGACATGAACGGGTTCATTGAACTGACCAACAAATACGGCCCTGCATTGGATGACCGGAATTTTCCCGGGGGAACCGAAATACTGAATGAAGTCAATGATTTCAGGGTCAGCCACCACACCGTTGAGTTTTCATCCGAACAAGAAGCACAACGTGCCGTATACTACGTCCAACAATGCCTGAGGGGGGTCACCAATATCGGTATGGTGGGTGCATCCGGAGCTGTGTTCGGTATTTTCCTGGGATTCGGCATGCTGTTCCCGAATACCGTTATGATCATGTTGTTCCTGCCATTCCCGATCAAGGCCAAATACATGGTGGCCATCATGGCGGCATTTGAACTGTATATGGGAATTCAGAACAACGACTCGGTGGCGCACTTCGCTCACCTGGGTGGTGCACTGGTCGGATTCATTATCATCAAGTACTGGAACAGCCGGGGCAGAACTTTTTACTGA
- the mutL gene encoding DNA mismatch repair endonuclease MutL: MADIIDILPDHVANQIAAGEVIQRPASVVKELLENAVDAGADQIKLIIKDAGRTLVQVTDNGCGMSFTDARKCFERHATSKIRDAADIFSVRTKGFRGEALASIAAVAQVELLTKKREDDVATRLQIEGSEVKLHEIAGGQDGSTLQVKNLFYNIPARRNFLKSNPVETRHIMDEFHRVAIAHPGISFSLYHNDSEVYQLPAGSLRQRLVSLFGKNFNQRIVPLEEETGIANISGFIGKPEFSRKTRGEQYFFVNNRFIKSPYLHHAVQFAYKELLQEDAYPAYFVFLDVDPATIDVNIHPTKTEVKFEDEKALYAILQSTIKRSLGQYNIAPSLDFEQESAFDHVPPPGPGHTIRPPQVKVDPDYNPFKPPRPAAPKTDTEFNMAVDLQRTAIPPVRMHRTSQESIHEPQQQVISAAWDHEQDDTDEKFKVQLHNTYILTQIKSGLLVIHQQLAHERILYERFLDHLETAQGSCQQLLFPETIELQAEDLDILREIEEDVKALGFDITDFGKQTVVLNGIPADLSETGAGGQLEQLVEQYKSNQTKFKLDKRENLARSLARNASIKPGKKLGKEEMDNLIHDLFACKQPNVAPDGRPAITTITSEQMLQNFKSR; encoded by the coding sequence TTGGCCGACATCATTGACATATTACCAGACCATGTTGCCAACCAGATCGCAGCCGGAGAAGTCATTCAGCGGCCCGCGTCGGTGGTGAAGGAGCTATTGGAAAACGCCGTTGATGCCGGCGCAGACCAAATCAAGCTGATCATCAAGGATGCCGGACGCACCCTGGTGCAGGTAACCGACAATGGTTGCGGCATGAGTTTTACCGACGCCCGTAAATGTTTTGAGCGACATGCCACTTCCAAAATCAGGGATGCCGCAGATATTTTCTCGGTACGTACCAAAGGGTTCCGTGGCGAAGCACTGGCTTCCATTGCCGCAGTGGCCCAGGTGGAACTGCTTACCAAAAAGCGCGAAGATGATGTGGCCACGCGACTGCAGATCGAAGGCTCGGAAGTGAAACTGCATGAGATCGCCGGCGGGCAAGACGGCTCTACCCTGCAGGTCAAAAACCTGTTTTATAACATCCCTGCACGGCGCAATTTCCTGAAGTCGAACCCGGTCGAAACACGCCACATCATGGATGAATTCCACCGGGTGGCCATCGCACATCCTGGTATTTCCTTTTCGCTGTACCATAACGACAGCGAGGTATACCAACTGCCGGCGGGAAGCCTGAGGCAACGACTGGTGAGCCTGTTCGGAAAAAATTTCAACCAACGCATCGTGCCGCTTGAAGAAGAGACCGGCATCGCAAACATCTCCGGTTTCATCGGCAAACCCGAATTTTCCAGGAAGACACGCGGCGAGCAATATTTCTTCGTGAACAACAGGTTCATCAAAAGCCCGTACCTCCACCATGCCGTTCAGTTCGCCTACAAAGAACTTTTGCAGGAGGATGCCTATCCCGCCTATTTCGTTTTCCTGGATGTGGATCCGGCTACCATCGATGTCAACATCCACCCGACCAAAACCGAGGTGAAGTTTGAAGATGAGAAGGCCCTGTATGCCATCCTGCAATCCACCATCAAGCGTTCACTCGGACAATACAACATCGCTCCGTCCCTGGACTTTGAACAGGAATCCGCCTTTGATCATGTACCGCCTCCGGGACCGGGACACACGATCAGGCCACCGCAGGTGAAAGTGGATCCGGATTACAACCCCTTCAAACCACCCCGGCCGGCAGCACCCAAAACCGATACGGAATTCAACATGGCGGTGGACCTGCAACGAACAGCTATACCCCCGGTTCGGATGCACCGTACATCGCAGGAATCCATTCACGAGCCCCAACAACAAGTTATCAGCGCAGCCTGGGATCACGAGCAGGATGATACCGATGAAAAGTTCAAGGTGCAACTGCACAACACGTATATACTGACCCAGATCAAATCCGGACTGCTGGTCATACACCAGCAACTGGCCCATGAACGCATCCTGTACGAGCGCTTCCTCGACCACCTGGAGACTGCGCAGGGCAGTTGCCAGCAACTCCTGTTCCCGGAGACCATCGAACTGCAAGCCGAAGACCTGGACATCCTGAGAGAGATCGAAGAAGATGTGAAGGCCCTCGGATTTGACATCACCGATTTCGGTAAGCAAACGGTGGTGCTGAACGGCATCCCGGCTGACTTATCGGAGACCGGCGCCGGCGGACAACTGGAACAATTGGTGGAGCAATACAAATCCAACCAAACCAAATTCAAACTCGACAAACGCGAGAACCTGGCACGGAGCCTTGCACGCAATGCCTCCATTAAACCGGGAAAGAAGCTTGGCAAGGAAGAAATGGACAACCTGATCCATGACCTGTTCGCCTGCAAACAACCCAACGTTGCACCGGATGGAAGGCCTGCGATCACCACCATCACTTCCGAGCAAATGTTGCAAAACTTCAAATCAAGATGA
- a CDS encoding serine hydrolase translates to MLRKRFRNRPSLRGLIYLTAAALVGMPLQADMKHLPDDPSPEENTLPPFLCCENPWVDSVMTVLTPDERIGQLFMVAAYSNQGEKHEENILSLIRDQHIGGLIFMQGGPVRQAGLTNRYQAASRIPLMMAMDAEWGLAMRLDSTVQYPRQMALGAMQGDDMVERMGADIARQMQRLGVQISFSPVVDVNSNPANPVIGSRSFGESKENVARKGLAYMRGLQNGHVLANAKHFPGHGDTDKDSHLALPVVKHSRARLDQIELYPFKTLIDAGVGSIMVAHLHVPVLDSAKNRATTLSHAVVTDLLKKQMNFRGLVFTDALGMKGVADFNAPGEVDVKALLAGNDVLLFSADVPKAIEGIKKAIADGKITQNEVDERCRRILMFKHWAGLANWKPVDVNHLYEDLNDPSYDFAQARIAEEAITLVKNDMRLVPLMQPDTLKMASLAIGAGEDNPFQTTMKLYGAVDCFQAGNKLKDDEIKKWVNKLSTYECVVLSVHNTSHRPSSNFGVTTTTQKLVEQLEGKTKVILQLFANPYVLGKIPSLAKANVIAVGYEEGEWLQKMSAEALWGAIPFKGKLPVTAAVAYPAGYGIETKSLNRLRYTVPEDAGIKGSTLQRIDDLVREAIDAGAFPGCQVLAARNGSVFFYKTYGYHTYDKKDPVLPTDIYDLASITKVAASTAAIMYWVDRGKINVDDTLGAYLDFPPGCNKGGIVIRDLLTHQAGLPAWIPFWKETMSGRTPSTDWYHKVGNSRYPLRVIKGMYARADLPDTMYARINAASLSGEKKYLYSDLGYYYMKKIVEKLAGCPLDHFVDSVFYKPMSLPAISFKPFEKFPEDRIPPTENDVLFRQQLVQGEVHDPGAAMLGGVGGHAGLFANAACLAAMMQMFLNKGTYGGRRYLSEATLNEFTKCQFCIENNRRGIGFDKPDPDPNKGGSACKCASYLSFGHSGFTGTLAWADPENGLLYVFLSNRVYPDAENKKLLSMNVRTNIQEVLYDALVDLNPSTKKNAAKP, encoded by the coding sequence ATGCTTAGGAAACGCTTCCGGAACCGACCCAGCCTGCGCGGATTGATCTATCTCACCGCTGCCGCCTTGGTGGGCATGCCGCTCCAGGCCGATATGAAGCATTTGCCGGATGATCCTTCCCCCGAAGAGAATACCTTGCCCCCGTTCCTGTGTTGCGAAAACCCTTGGGTGGATAGCGTGATGACCGTTCTGACCCCGGATGAAAGGATCGGTCAGCTGTTCATGGTGGCTGCGTATTCCAACCAGGGCGAAAAGCACGAAGAAAACATTTTGTCACTGATCCGCGATCAACACATCGGTGGGTTGATTTTCATGCAGGGTGGTCCCGTGCGTCAGGCGGGATTAACCAACCGTTACCAGGCGGCTTCCAGGATTCCCCTGATGATGGCCATGGATGCGGAATGGGGATTGGCCATGCGGCTCGATAGCACCGTGCAGTATCCCCGGCAAATGGCCCTTGGCGCCATGCAGGGAGATGACATGGTGGAAAGAATGGGTGCAGATATCGCCAGGCAGATGCAGCGCCTGGGTGTGCAAATCAGTTTTTCTCCCGTGGTGGATGTCAACAGCAACCCTGCGAACCCCGTAATCGGGAGCAGGTCATTCGGTGAGAGCAAGGAAAATGTGGCGCGCAAAGGACTTGCTTATATGCGTGGACTGCAGAACGGGCATGTGCTGGCCAATGCCAAACATTTTCCCGGCCACGGAGATACCGACAAAGATTCCCACCTCGCATTGCCGGTTGTGAAACACAGCAGAGCCCGGCTGGATCAGATCGAGCTGTACCCGTTCAAAACCCTGATCGATGCCGGTGTGGGAAGCATCATGGTGGCTCACCTGCACGTACCCGTTCTGGATTCCGCCAAGAACCGTGCGACGACCTTGTCACATGCCGTGGTCACCGACCTCCTCAAAAAACAAATGAATTTCCGTGGCCTCGTGTTCACCGATGCGCTGGGCATGAAAGGTGTAGCCGACTTCAATGCACCCGGTGAGGTGGATGTGAAAGCCCTGCTGGCCGGAAACGATGTGTTGCTGTTTTCCGCAGACGTGCCCAAAGCCATTGAGGGAATCAAAAAAGCGATTGCAGATGGGAAGATCACCCAGAATGAGGTGGATGAACGTTGCCGCCGCATCCTGATGTTCAAGCATTGGGCGGGGCTGGCAAATTGGAAGCCGGTGGATGTCAATCATCTCTATGAAGACCTGAATGACCCTTCCTACGATTTCGCCCAGGCACGCATCGCCGAGGAAGCCATCACGCTGGTGAAAAATGACATGCGCTTGGTACCCCTGATGCAACCGGATACACTCAAAATGGCATCTCTGGCCATTGGTGCCGGAGAAGACAACCCTTTCCAAACCACCATGAAATTGTATGGTGCGGTGGATTGTTTCCAGGCGGGCAACAAATTGAAGGACGATGAAATTAAAAAGTGGGTCAACAAGCTGTCGACATATGAATGTGTGGTGTTGAGTGTGCACAATACATCCCACCGCCCGTCATCCAATTTCGGAGTGACCACCACCACGCAAAAACTGGTGGAGCAACTTGAAGGCAAAACCAAGGTGATCCTGCAACTGTTCGCCAACCCGTACGTGCTGGGAAAGATCCCGTCACTCGCCAAAGCCAATGTCATTGCGGTGGGGTACGAAGAAGGGGAGTGGTTACAAAAAATGAGTGCGGAAGCTTTGTGGGGCGCCATTCCTTTCAAGGGCAAACTTCCGGTGACCGCTGCTGTTGCTTATCCCGCAGGTTACGGCATCGAAACAAAATCACTCAACCGCCTCAGGTATACCGTTCCCGAAGATGCGGGCATCAAAGGCTCTACCTTGCAAAGAATAGATGACCTGGTCAGGGAAGCGATTGACGCCGGGGCATTCCCCGGTTGTCAGGTGCTGGCTGCACGCAACGGATCGGTTTTCTTTTACAAGACCTACGGATACCACACCTATGATAAGAAAGATCCCGTGCTGCCAACGGATATATATGACCTGGCCTCCATCACCAAAGTGGCTGCTTCCACCGCAGCCATCATGTATTGGGTGGATCGCGGCAAGATCAACGTAGATGATACCCTGGGTGCCTACCTGGATTTTCCTCCCGGATGCAACAAGGGAGGCATCGTAATCCGTGACCTGCTCACCCATCAGGCCGGACTTCCCGCCTGGATCCCGTTCTGGAAGGAAACCATGAGCGGAAGAACGCCTTCAACCGATTGGTACCACAAGGTGGGAAACAGCCGCTACCCGCTGCGTGTGATCAAAGGCATGTATGCCCGTGCCGATTTGCCCGACACCATGTACGCCAGGATCAATGCAGCATCTCTGTCTGGCGAGAAAAAGTACCTCTACAGCGACCTGGGGTACTACTACATGAAAAAGATTGTAGAGAAACTGGCAGGTTGTCCATTGGACCATTTTGTGGATTCTGTATTCTACAAACCGATGTCGCTCCCGGCCATCTCATTCAAACCTTTTGAGAAATTCCCTGAAGACCGGATCCCTCCCACGGAAAACGATGTGCTGTTCAGGCAGCAGTTGGTTCAGGGAGAAGTGCATGATCCGGGTGCTGCCATGCTCGGTGGTGTGGGTGGTCATGCCGGCCTGTTTGCCAATGCCGCGTGCCTTGCTGCCATGATGCAGATGTTTCTGAACAAGGGTACCTACGGTGGCAGAAGATACCTGTCGGAAGCCACCCTGAACGAGTTCACGAAATGCCAGTTCTGCATAGAGAACAACCGGCGTGGGATCGGTTTTGATAAACCCGACCCCGACCCCAACAAAGGAGGTTCCGCCTGCAAATGTGCATCGTACCTGAGCTTCGGTCATTCAGGCTTTACAGGTACATTGGCGTGGGCCGATCCGGAGAACGGCTTGCTATACGTGTTCCTGTCGAACCGCGTATACCCGGATGCGGAAAACAAGAAATTACTCTCCATGAATGTACGCACCAACATCCAGGAGGTACTATACGATGCGTTGGTGGACCTGAATCCTTCCACAAAAAAAAATGCGGCCAAACCATAA
- the bshA gene encoding N-acetyl-alpha-D-glucosaminyl L-malate synthase BshA, producing the protein MKIGIVCYPTFGGSGVVATELGKALAARNHEVHFISYSQPVKLDIFNRNLHYHEVRIQDYPLFDYTPYELALTSKLVDVTKYAGLDLLHVHYAIPHASAAYMAKQILASYGIRSPYVTTLHGTDITLVGRDQSYEPVITFAINQSDRVTAVSEYLRKATCDYFDINREIDVIPNFICPDEYAGPPSADLRRQFAPNGEKLLIHTSNFRPVKRVEDVVEVFARVRKVRSDVRLLLVGDGPNKVGVEKLCRDLNICEHVEMLGKLKDVEPLLQISDMFLLTSEYESFGLAALEAMAAGVPVVSSNTGGIPEVNEEGVSGFLCNVGDVDAMAARVLEAFGDESLLKKLQAGARKRAEMFDIRTVLPLYENLYREVVSAKVEAH; encoded by the coding sequence ATGAAGATCGGAATCGTATGTTATCCCACCTTTGGTGGAAGCGGTGTTGTAGCAACCGAACTGGGCAAGGCCCTGGCCGCCCGCAACCACGAGGTGCATTTCATATCCTACAGCCAACCGGTGAAACTGGATATATTCAACCGGAACCTGCATTACCATGAAGTGCGCATTCAGGATTACCCGCTCTTCGATTACACCCCCTACGAACTTGCGCTGACCAGCAAACTGGTGGATGTAACCAAGTATGCCGGCCTTGATTTGCTGCATGTGCATTATGCCATTCCACACGCATCTGCTGCATACATGGCCAAGCAGATTCTGGCAAGCTACGGCATTCGTTCACCTTATGTAACCACTTTGCACGGAACGGATATTACATTGGTGGGAAGAGACCAATCTTATGAACCGGTGATTACATTCGCCATCAACCAATCCGACCGGGTAACCGCTGTTTCCGAATACCTCAGGAAAGCAACGTGTGATTACTTTGATATCAACCGGGAGATTGATGTGATTCCCAATTTCATCTGCCCCGACGAATATGCCGGTCCGCCTTCCGCAGACCTGCGCCGCCAGTTTGCTCCCAACGGGGAAAAGCTGCTGATCCATACCAGTAACTTCAGGCCGGTCAAACGGGTGGAGGATGTGGTTGAAGTGTTCGCACGCGTCAGAAAAGTTCGTTCCGACGTTCGGCTGCTCCTTGTTGGCGATGGTCCGAACAAGGTGGGGGTTGAAAAACTATGCCGGGATCTGAACATATGTGAGCACGTGGAAATGCTCGGTAAATTGAAAGATGTGGAGCCGTTGCTACAGATCAGTGACATGTTCCTGCTTACCTCGGAATATGAAAGTTTCGGACTGGCGGCATTGGAGGCGATGGCTGCCGGCGTTCCGGTGGTGTCATCCAACACCGGCGGCATACCGGAGGTCAATGAAGAGGGAGTGTCGGGTTTCCTGTGTAATGTGGGAGATGTGGATGCCATGGCGGCCAGGGTACTCGAGGCATTCGGAGATGAATCGTTGTTAAAGAAACTCCAGGCAGGTGCCAGGAAACGGGCGGAAATGTTTGACATCCGGACGGTGCTGCCCCTCTATGAAAACCTGTACCGGGAAGTTGTCAGCGCAAAGGTGGAGGCGCACTGA
- a CDS encoding translation initiation factor, with protein MNKKKKTLNDFSQLVYSTDPDAVNRMGEDEEQEEVAPSDQLLTVHFEKKHRAGKPGTLIKGFEGSDEALQNLARELKSKLATGGTVKDGEIFIQGMFRDRILAFLQEKGFKVKRVGG; from the coding sequence ATGAACAAGAAAAAGAAGACCCTCAACGACTTCAGCCAACTCGTATATTCCACCGATCCGGATGCGGTGAACCGCATGGGAGAAGACGAGGAACAGGAAGAGGTTGCACCTTCCGACCAATTGCTCACCGTGCATTTTGAAAAGAAGCACCGGGCCGGAAAACCGGGCACGCTTATCAAAGGATTTGAAGGAAGTGACGAAGCCCTTCAGAACCTGGCCCGTGAACTGAAATCAAAACTGGCCACAGGGGGCACGGTAAAAGATGGAGAAATCTTTATCCAGGGGATGTTCCGCGACCGGATCCTGGCCTTCCTGCAGGAAAAGGGATTCAAGGTAAAACGCGTCGGAGGCTGA
- a CDS encoding sulfatase-like hydrolase/transferase, producing the protein MFREIALIRLTFRRMLAVLGCLLLTRLVFIALNPVHMSGYDWLQIWLSGLRFDASALAMLCWPALIFSLLPFPFVRKRLFRNTSHVLFVAGIFAAALFNLIDSEYFKFTGKRSTADLFLLAGTGNDVINLIPRFVSDFWYIPTLTVLITLAAWWLDRLWLRNTRQVLMLPGRMNYVAAGILFLTTNALVVIGIRGGFQERPIHLVTAGRYASPEHTPYVLNTPFCILKTMGAAPIEELHFMDEVEAEQVYPIIHQPAAKAFKPDNICIIILESFSAEYTGYGSLQGFTPFLDSLMQLGRSYPAGIANAKKSIEGVPAILSGIPNLMNDPYLLSPFSGNAMDALPHLLKKKGYHTSFFHGGTNGTMGFDDFCALAGVDHYLGRSEYPVADDYDGHWGIPDHLFFPFFARTLATYPEPFFTTLFSISSHHPFVVPDDNGYSPPASEFPVLPAIAYTDHALRALFNRLKTYPFYQHTLFVITADHTGMELTPTGSTSTGKFRIPILFFHPTDSLPQIRKGIAQQVDIMPSILDYIGYDQPYVAFGNSVFSPRIPDCAITFLNGVYQLITDKYIYQMTTEGSVGLYDLQKDPLQTRNILEPKSTELPYIQKTTQAIVQQYNHNLLYNEMIYRKP; encoded by the coding sequence ATGTTTCGTGAAATTGCACTGATTCGGCTTACTTTCAGACGTATGTTGGCGGTGCTCGGATGCCTGTTGCTCACAAGGCTGGTTTTCATCGCCCTGAATCCGGTGCACATGAGCGGGTACGACTGGCTGCAGATCTGGCTTTCCGGCCTGCGTTTCGATGCTTCTGCCCTGGCCATGTTGTGCTGGCCGGCGCTGATATTTTCTCTGTTGCCTTTCCCTTTCGTTCGCAAACGTCTGTTCAGGAATACCTCGCACGTACTTTTTGTCGCCGGTATCTTTGCTGCTGCTCTTTTCAACCTGATCGACAGCGAATACTTCAAATTCACCGGCAAGCGGTCCACCGCCGACCTGTTCCTCCTCGCCGGAACAGGAAATGACGTGATCAACCTGATTCCCCGGTTTGTGTCTGACTTCTGGTACATTCCCACGCTCACCGTGCTCATCACCCTGGCCGCCTGGTGGCTCGACCGGCTTTGGCTGCGCAACACACGGCAGGTCCTGATGCTTCCGGGGCGCATGAATTATGTGGCCGCCGGCATCCTCTTCCTAACAACCAACGCCCTCGTGGTCATCGGTATCCGGGGAGGGTTCCAGGAACGTCCGATCCATCTGGTAACCGCGGGCCGGTATGCCAGTCCGGAGCATACACCCTACGTACTGAACACCCCATTCTGCATCTTAAAGACGATGGGGGCGGCACCCATCGAAGAGCTGCACTTTATGGATGAGGTGGAAGCCGAACAGGTATACCCGATCATTCATCAACCTGCGGCCAAGGCGTTTAAACCCGACAACATTTGCATCATCATCCTGGAAAGTTTCTCTGCTGAATACACCGGGTATGGAAGCCTCCAGGGGTTCACCCCGTTCCTGGATTCCCTGATGCAGCTCGGAAGGTCCTATCCTGCCGGCATAGCCAACGCCAAGAAGTCCATCGAGGGAGTGCCTGCCATCCTCAGCGGCATACCCAACCTGATGAACGACCCCTATCTCCTTTCCCCCTTTTCCGGGAATGCCATGGATGCCCTGCCGCACCTATTGAAAAAGAAGGGATACCACACCTCCTTCTTTCATGGCGGCACCAACGGCACCATGGGCTTCGATGATTTCTGCGCCCTGGCAGGCGTAGATCATTACCTGGGACGTTCGGAATACCCTGTGGCCGATGATTACGACGGACACTGGGGCATCCCCGATCACCTGTTCTTTCCTTTCTTCGCCCGAACCCTGGCCACCTACCCCGAGCCTTTTTTCACCACGCTGTTTTCCATCTCCTCCCACCACCCATTCGTTGTTCCCGACGACAACGGGTATTCCCCTCCCGCTTCCGAATTTCCTGTTTTGCCGGCCATCGCCTATACCGATCATGCGTTGCGGGCATTGTTCAACAGGCTCAAAACCTACCCGTTTTATCAGCACACGTTGTTCGTGATCACTGCAGATCATACGGGCATGGAGCTAACACCGACGGGGTCAACCAGCACAGGCAAGTTCAGAATACCGATTCTGTTCTTCCACCCGACCGATTCGCTCCCCCAGATACGGAAGGGCATCGCACAACAGGTGGATATTATGCCCAGCATCCTGGATTACATCGGATACGATCAACCGTATGTGGCATTCGGCAACAGCGTATTTTCACCCCGGATACCCGATTGCGCCATCACCTTCCTGAATGGGGTGTATCAGTTGATCACCGACAAATACATTTACCAGATGACCACAGAGGGAAGTGTGGGCTTGTATGATCTGCAAAAAGATCCGCTGCAAACCCGAAACATCCTGGAACCGAAATCCACCGAGCTGCCGTATATTCAGAAAACCACGCAGGCCATTGTCCAGCAATACAACCACAACCTGCTTTACAACGAAATGATCTACCGGAAGCCTTGA